aagtttcttcttcttgtttgattGCTTTTTGGGCTCACTCGAAAGAGAGTATGAAAATCGGTCggccatgtttgttttgtttgttgttttatggCGGGCAAAGATAAGTCATCACTCACCTGTTTCAAAGATATCCGACAATGGTCGAGTTATTCGGGATATTTCTTTGTGTGTTGAGCGCGCGCATAACACAACACACGAAACGTAATATACACAACACACAAGAAGAGCATACACTATGCTTCGACGGCAAACACGAAACTGACTGGACCGGGAGACTGACACTGcactaagaaaagaaaaaaaaccagaaaatcAAACGTTCTGGTTCACAATGTTGGTGCTTCAAAATGACCAGTCTGCTGATGAATAAAACTACACTGATCAATGACTAAGATTACACATCACACGTGATGATCGACAGAAGAAATCTGTCTCGAGAATCTTCCCTCTTCCATCCAGGTGTATGTCTCAATTTTGCACACAAAAAAGTTCACGCTTTTCTGAACAGTTGGACCGTTTTTCAGCGAGAGCCTGTAAGACACACCGCTCCTCTGGTCCGCTCCTCGTTGTTTTGTGTCGCCCCGATATGTATAACGGTGGTGGCGCGGCGCCATCCATCATCAGGGTTGCAAACAAGAATTAATGCCTGACAATGCTACAAGAGTACCTATGGCATTTTAATCTTTCTGGATGCCTatcagcgccatctagcgaaaAGAAATCATTCGATATCCAGTGAGCGCCATGCGTTCTGCTGCGAACGGTGCAGTCGATACATCAATGAGACAGTCTCTTGATTGATAATCAGTGATAATCAGGACTATTCAAGTGCCTCTCGAGAAAGAATTTGCTGATAACGCATTGTAACACTTTTAAGATATAAAGAAAACTTTAATCTACGagattttccttttgtttgataAAAACCAGAGAACTTTTCCGATCGACCTTTCCCCAAAGGGGAATGGAACTTGCAAGGCACCACGTTGAAGTGTCAGGCATCCGTTAGGGGACTCTCATAGCGGCGCCATTTGGATTCGGATATCACCGCTTGGTGCAGCAAAATCGGGCCCTATTAATGTGTTGTTTGCTAATGGTAAAAAGGGTCGGCGAACGTGACAACAACATAAAAGAAGGAGAGAGTTAGAGTAGATAAAAAAAGCAAGCAGCAGAAagatagaaataaataaaaaaaaatcatggaCGGTGAGGTTGAGGGGGGAGGGAAACGAGGGGAAATGCACAGACAGAAAAGACAAGCCgcacgagagagagagagagcgcgCGCTGCTGTTTGAGCGCCGACGCCCGAGGAACGGCGACATGACGTCATCGGCCGAATGCAAGGCAATCCCGTACGGTGCTCACATgaacccccctcccccctttggACAGAAAAAAGGATAACGAATGACGACTCGTTCGAATCGTCTCGGCGTCGCCGATCTATCACCGCCATTGCCGTCTCATCTTCAGCAACTCACCACCGGTTTCCTTCTCTTCATCTTTTGACCTGTTCGCTTCTACATGCACGTCAGGAAATCAAGAAATCTGGTTTTCGACATTCACGCATTCCTGACACACTAGAGTATGAGAGTCCTCGCTTTAGGGTCAAACATCATTTCGATGATTAGCCCATAGCTTGATAAAATCGGCATTTCTAATTTTTCAATGGATCATTAATAGATATGATCGGTCTTTCTTTATTGGGAAGATTTGGAACAACAACTTGATTTAAAAAGCTTGTAAAAGTCTTGCTTAATAACTACAAGAGCGATTCGTGTCAAATGCATAAATTGAAAGGAGCAAGAAATCAAATCCTACCGAACGACTTAATTAACATGAATGTTTGACAAGACCTAAGTCGTCATCGTCAACAAAGAAGCGAGCTGATTGCTGCAAGAGGTTTCTACAGCTGATCGCAGATGGCTTACCAAAAACTAGCAGACGAAACTGCTCACATGTCATTTGAAAAGGAATTCTAGATTTCCGATTTCTTCACAAATCAGTAATTGTTCAAtaacaatttatttattttaaataactttataaCAGCGCCCTACGCCCATTTGTAAGCTAGCCAGATGATGGTTCTAAGATCACTTTGCTCAAGGTTAGATTTGTACTGCCTAATATTCTGTGCTGCTTCATGACTTCAGGTTTATTTTGCActgtaatgaaataaaaacgtgtTGTATACTAGGGGATGCCAGCCCTTTAAACGATACCATAGACTATTTGCGACAAGCACAAGCTCGACTATTTCTTCGGCTTCTAAAGCAACTCCTCTTTCAGAACCATTACCTGGACTTCCTAAGCCTATTTTTGCCACAGTTGGGTCGACTAGTCATGAAACCAAAATTACGGTTTTGGAAAATGGTCTGAAAGTTGCATCAGAGAACAGATATGGAAAATTTTCCACAGTTGGAGGTAAGTTCAACAGAATAATAAGTTTTCCAATAGCATTTCACAATAAATGTTGTTTCATTGTTCAACAGTTGTAATTGATTCAGGCTCCAGATATGAAGTGGCATATCCTAGTGGAGTTTCACATTTCCTGGAAAAATTGGCTTTTGGAGTATTTGCTTCTATTAgattcttttccccttttttggtGTGTGCAATAGTGTTCATCATATTTTTGTCATATATTTCGCAGGCCACACAGGAATATGGAGACAGAGACAAAATCATGCAAGTTTTGGAAAAACATGGAGGCATTTGCGATTGTCAATCATCTAGGTATAGttttttataataataacTGGTCTGAATTTACCAAACACAAAATCTTCACTTGAGCAGGGACACATTCATCTATGCTGCCTCCATTGAAACAACAGCCCTAGATACTGCCATTCAAGTATTAGGTGAAGTTATTTTACGGCCAAAACTAACTCCGCAAGAGGTCAGAATTTCGTTAAAGGGAAATCAAGAAATTTTGTAGCTTTTTTCctaaccaatttttttttttttttttagattgacGATGCACGCCTTGcgatttcttttgaattagAAAATATGGATATCCGTCCCGAACAAGAACCTCTACTCTTGGAAATGATTCACgctgtttgttttcctttttttaaaattatatttacCTTTCTTACATCTCCTGTTGATTACAAAGGCTGCTTACAGAGACAACACGTTAGGTCTGCCGAAAGTTTGCCCCCAAGAAAACGTGACGATGATAGACCAGTCCATAATTTACAGCTTCCTCAATAGCCACTACGATCCATCGAGGATGGTTCTTGCTGGTGTAGGTGTAGAGCATGAGGCTTTAGTCGAATGCGCTCAGAAGTATTGTCATGTCTCCTCATTGTTTAactttaaattaatttttaaatattcatttagGCACTTCGTTGAAAAGAAACCTATTTGGATGCAAGATAGCTCTCTAGTTCTACCTGGCCGGCGTGAGATCGACCGTTCATTAGCTCAATATACTGGCGGAATGGTTAAGGTAGTTTCTAAAATTCTGTCTTTGAGTTACAATTGGTGAAGTATCATATGTTTGTTGGAAATCAGGTGGAAAAGGATTTGTCTGACGTGAGTCTCGGCCCTAATCCCATGCCGGAATTGGCCCACATTGTACTAGGACTTGAAAGCGGTTCCCATCAGCACGATGATTTTGTAGCTCTCTGCGTTCTCAGTATGATGATGGGTGGTGGAGGCTCGTTCTCGGCTGGGGGCCCTGGTAAAGGAATGTACACTCGACTTTACACAAATGCCTTGAACAGGTATAGATTAATCATTTATCGACAGTCGTTCTGGAGCTACTAAATCACTGATTTAATAGATATCATTGGATGCATAATGCGACAGCATACAATCATGCTTATGCTGATTCGGGCGTTTTCTGCATTCATGCTGCATCACACCCATCACAACTTAGAGAGCTAGTAGACGTTATCACGCGCGAGTTTGTCGCCATGGCTGGAATCATTGAAGATTCTGAGTTGGCAGTATGTTTAACttattcataatatttttgttataCTATTTGGTTcgaacatttgttttcttcacagAGGGCGAGGAAACAATTGCAGTCAATGCTCCTTATGAATCTAGAGAGCCGACCTGTAGTTTTTGAAGACATTGGACGACAAGTTCTAGCTACTGGTAAACGGAAGCGAACTGAAGAGTTCATCGATAAGATCCGTTCCATCACAGCCGAAGATATTCAGAGAGTCGCTAGTCGAATGCTGCGCACCAAGCCTTCAGTTGCCGCGCTTGGTGATTTACGAAAACTCCCAGAATACCAGTCAATCGAATCTGCTCTATCCAGTGCTGACGGGAAGCTTCCTCGGCGAGGAAGGTTTTCAGTTTTCCACTGATGTTAGACGTTTTGTTACCAAGGCTATAATCATCTTTAATTCTGTTCGGAAGTTGTGAGGTGGAAAACATTGATAACGAGTCGTCAAATCAACTATGTAACAGTTGGAGAATGATATATTCGGTTGTACATCGTGACCCCTAGTTTTTGTGCGTTTTAATAAACAACTTTTTCTCTATGTGATTCCACAAACCAGTCTATTAGaattattcaatttttctttttaaaacaaattatatTGGCTTGTTTATAATTATACTTTCATACAGGGATTTGTTCAACTTTGTGGTAAATTTGCGATCCTcgaactatttttaaatgtacTTCCCCCCAAGTCCAAATATTAGGCAACGTCATAAAACGTTCAAAAGCAGAGCAGACGTCTTCAATATGAAACGTGCTACAAGTCAGCAACGTTGAATCACTCGCATAATAAGTGGTTGCATTAACAGCTGGAAAttcagttttaaaatttcgtaTCGAACAAATTATTCTTATCGTTATAAGCTACATAAGATACGTAAATCTAGAAATGTCATCTCCATTAGATGAAACGACAAAGCTCTTAGCTGGTCTGTCACTTGGCGGTAGCTGTATGAAAACGCTCGAGTCATTGCGAATCCTTTTGGCGTCTGTCTCTCTTAGCGAGCTTAAGGATTACGCGCCAAAAATTGATATTGATAGGATCTACAAGTGCCTTGCTACATCAAACAAGTATTATAATTATATATTACTTATGAATGCTTGCACACACTGaatctgtttcttttttctatccaGAGATCAAATTGATTTAACATGTGAAATACTCAAGCGTATTCTGGGTGCCATTCCCATAGGGCATGCCATGGTTCGGTATGAAGATCTGTTTTTACAAGGACTTGCACATTCTGAAAGTCAAGTAAAAGAATTGATATTCCAAgaggtatgttttttttattgaacatCAAAAgcatcttttcttatttacaaTTTAATTTAATGTAGCTCCAAATGGCAGCTGATGATCCCACAACTTGCGAACAACTTGCGACCAAATTGGAAATTTTGCTTTCTTGCCTGCAACTGATAGGCAGTACAGATGAATCCATTGCAAGTAAAGCCAGTAGAGTTTTTATGTCTATTGCACGTCAAGGCGATACAGCCAATGTGTTGGTGTCGCCTCCAATTGTTGAAGAGATGCGTACGGTGAGCCGCAAAAGTGACATTGTCCGCTATAGAATTTATGACATTGTCGTTACCTACTGCTGTACTTCCGAGGAAAAACTAACTTTTTGCGAAGAACATAAGCTGATCCAAACCCTGCTGGAAGAAGTATCAACAGATGATATTCTTGTCCAATTGAATGCATTGGAACTTATTACTACGTTAGCTTCTTGCCAACATGGGCGGAATTATCTTGAGCGACAAGGGATAACCCAGAAGCTAGCTACCAGGCTAGATGAAGCCACAGCGGATCCCCTTGCGTCGCTTCTTGTTCCCGGTTTAATGAAGTATTTTGGTGCGCTCGCTCATTTCCAGCCAGAAGTTTTATCGAGATACTCGAACTTCACGAACACGATGTTCAACTTGATAGACGATGCcgatatttctttaaaaatgatttcgaTTGAAACAATTTCCTTCATTGCCATGGAGCGTGATGGCAAGTTGGCCCTGAATCAACAAGGTATGCTGATTGTCATGATACAGCAGTTTCATTTCCATCAACCATTTGTTTATTGTTACTGTGACTAGGTTCCAAAATGGATGATGCAATCAAGACGATGGGATCGCTATTCACTCACGCCTTTAATGAAGTTCGTCTAAAGGCACTCAATTCGTTTGCGGAGTTGACACACGTACCCCCAACAGAAGTAAATCAGGACCTTGTTTCTCATAGTTGGAAGTTTGCATTTATGGTGATATTATTTTCAGACGATCGATGAAGAGGTACGAAAAATCATCGAGCATTGGTTTTTCATGCTTAACCCCAAGCCGATTCAGTTCATAATGAATGTGACAAAACAGCCATTTAGAGATCTGAGGTTTTCTGCACTCAACATTCTTCTACAACTTGTCCCCCACATGTGGGCACAGAAACTAATGAGTCAAGAACCAGGTACTGTAATGATCTACGTTGCGCTCAGAtagttttttaatgaaaaaaaaattttttaggGTTTTTAGAGTTTTTGCTCGATCGTCGAGGTGAGCCAGACAAAGAATGTCTTGAGATGAAATTCAACATTGTGAAAAGATTGAGCGAAACGCTTAACCCCGAATGTAAGATATGGAGCGAGTATTGTATGGCGCAAATGCGCGATCACGTACGCGAAGGATTATGGTTTGCTCGTGCCCAATCCACTGTTGCTCTTGAGAGCGGACCGTAAAAATGTATTAGATTATTATGTCACTTTGTctaagtttctttttcgttggccccaaaaaattgattaaaCGTTCATAAATTCCATGTAACAAGTTACCATTTTTCTGTCTAGGAACTTTTCCAACATTGGTTACCACGTGTGATAATTCAAGCAATCGTAGGAAGAAAGTTACTGGTCGTGTTGGCGGGTGGATATTGTTGTTAAGAACAAAGTCAACAAAAGCTTTTTCCAACAGGGCATAACGATGGTGCAGATTGGTCGTCCTAAGGAAATTAAGAATTTGTCAAGATGGGTGTTTGGAATATCATGATAATCTCGCGCGTAGGTGATATATGCCTATGCGATAACGAATAAGTCGCACATTGAAAGGAGATATGCTGATAGTTTAGTTAGCATTGATTTGAACTCGTTGAGTCGAGAACAAATAACGAAGAAGAAGCGCACGTGGAACATAGGATAACTGAAATGTTGAAGttaattttcgttttggtGTTTGGATCAGGTGAACTTTAAAACTACTTTTAATTTACCTGAAAATTTAGTAATGTATACATTTTCCAGCAGTAGCATCAGTACATTGTCTTACGTCCCGGATTATTGGTGGATCTAATGCTGGACCGGGAGAGTTCCCATTCGTGGCGCAAATACAAGTTAACGGCCAGCATTGGTGTAACGGGTATATATACAACGATAAATGGATTGTAACAACAGCTGCCTGTGTTATTGGGTACGTACGCAacaatttaataataaatcaacAAAAGAATGTATCTGATCGTTGATGAAAGCATCGTCCTATGTTGAAGCTTTTCGTCGTAAAATTTGCCCGCGATCGTTTATGTGATTTCCCTTATCACAGAAATGTCATACCATTGTTGATCGCGACAATTGCCAAACAAGGGGAAGAACCTTTTAATCAAATCAATATTTTAGTAtattctcttgttttgtttgtggcCTTTGGTATATAGATATCGTCACCAACCCGACGCCTTGACGGTGATCGTTGGACGAACTGATCCGAATAATCTGGGAACCGAACAAATTATTCCAGTTtttgccattcaaattcatGAGAATTACGACCATAGCAGCAGGTCAAATAATGTTGCCATGCTACAGGTATTTATCGCATACAGCTGTATTGAGTGAAAACATCAATAACTCGTGGGATATAtcatttaaaattctttaaaagcTTTCGGCGGCCATAGTAATAGGAAATGATGCCACAACAATTGCTTCCGGCTACCTTAATGCAAGTAAGGAGGCTACTGTTGCTGGCTGGACCGATGGAAGTGTAAGCATTAAACGATATAATGTAAAATTTCGATATTACAGCAAATCatgctattatttttcttttatgcgcATGTCCATTTTTGCGAATAACTCAATTTTACTAATATGATGGTTTACACGGCAATCAGGCAGGTGAAATGAAAACTCTCAGATATACTAACGTTCCAATCCGACCAGAGGATGCATGTTCTACAGTTTACAATCAGTTATGGAATAATGCCAGCATGTTCTGCGCTGGAAATGGTACGGGTTAATCAGAATCTATAAATCATACTAATTTGTAACGTGACATTTGCGTAATAATATTTCTTGCGATTTAGCCACAAATGATGCGTGTAATCAAGGAGATTCAGGTGCACCATTGTTACAACGGACAACGCCGGAAGGCTTTCATGTCGTTGGACTAGTTTCGCATACAATCGGATGTGGTGATCCGCTGTACCCTACCGTGTATACGCGTTTATCGTCATATTCTACCTGGATGGAAGACAAAGGAGGAGCTCAGTTCATCTCAACTACGGAAATCGAAGAGGAGTTAACTGACTCAGCTACAGATATCACAACGACAGGGACTTACTCAACTGCAGAAATCACAACGGAGGAAATTGTTCTTACATCCCCCGTCGCTTACCGGTGCTCTACAGCTAGCGGCCCTAATCAATTTCCATTCATGGTCTCTGTTTTAAGCAGTAGCACGCTGAGTCATCTTTGTGCTGGTTTTATCTACAACGAAAGATTTATTGTCACAGCGGCTTCTTGTGTCATTCGGTAAGACTGTTAATTAGATGTAAATGTTAAGGCTTACATATTTGGTCAGAAATGGAGATAACACACATGTTTGGAATGGAAATAGGAAAACAGGATCGATGCTTAACGTTACGGTTGGTCAGTACCGATTTGACAGACCTGACACAGctgaaaaaatatttcccgTCATTGCGGTCACCCTTCATCCAGGATACAGGGAATCAAATCAAACGAATAACATAGCCATTGTCCAGGTTTATAACCCGTACATATAATTagattttttctaatttcgtttaattgcatttttatgtttttcttcttccttgttTTCATTTAGATTTCAGGAACTATCACGTTTGGAGAAGCTGTTAACTTTATCTACTATGACTCAGTTATGAATAACAATCCGTGTTCCGTTGCTGGATGGGCTTCAACTTTAGTAAGTCTCCGGAGCGTCAACGAatattgttttattcaaaCTCGAATACAAACAAGCGCTTATTCAGGTTGATAGCTGCGTACGATCCTTGAGTCTTTTGTGGGACAATAGCGAAATCATCCAGACAAATGCGGACTGTTCTCAGTCACTGATGTCCAGCTTCGATTCATCCACCATGCTTTGCACAAAAAGTATTAAGAAATAGTTTAATCTTACATAATATTGTAATCGATGTGAAGCAATCTTTTGTGTTTAAAATTCATGTAGAGGCCGTTGATAACTGTGAATTTGAAAGTGGAGCTCCGTTAATCCAGGGTACTCCGCCGGTTGTCGTTGGAATCAAGTCTGTGTCTCAGGAATGTGTCAAATCCTCGCACGTTGTCTACACTCGCATTTCCTACTACTTCAACTGGTTGATCAGCGTGGCCGGATACCAACCTTTGCCTCCTGCAAGCAGATTTAATTCCAGGCATCCATATTTGTAAAGGCACATATACGCTGTATATCGATGGATTGCAAGGAAAAGGTACGTATTCAGTGTCACAAAGTTACATTTAGAATTTGCCGATGAATATATTCAAATAATTTCTCGTTAAGAAATTATTtgggataaaaacaaaatcggattattttttcttagcaAAAATTAAGACTGTATTTTTGCATCGAagttctttgttttgattttggtattgGTCGTTCGTATCTTTGACCTACTTACGACTCGCCGGTACGTAAGCCAAAAACGAAGAGTTTGGATGTATTTGACACATTTACCGTTGAACTACGGGACACGGATAGAATTATCACGATGTGAAGGTCAAACACGATGCGACCTTAGCCTATGTCGCAAACTCTGGAAAGATAAGCACGACGATATTTCCATTCTCTGCTTTTTATTGACGATGAGTTTGATTTATTGTTCGAAATCGGTGGGCTcctaaggtaaaaaaaaattaccttcatAAACCAAtgataaatacaaaaaagaaaacaaataactaCCTGATCAGTAGTCCAAAAGTTTTTCCCGGCTAGGGAGAAATTCGACAACTGTCTAACTtaattccaaattaatgggaAATAAAAACCCCGGAGCGACTGCGCTGATAAGAGATATAATGAGAAAATGCGTACTATACGTCACGATGAAGCGCGATATCATTCCataaaaaatatggaattctatgatttttgatttttgatacATGTTATTTGCATTTAGGCCGTCTTCGGGACAAGTTAGCTGTACCGGAATATGTTGCGTGTCGTTTGGATTGCATGTGCTTGCACGATATTGGCATCTGTTGTTGGTAAGTTTTCCACATCTTGACATTTAGCAGTAGCTATTCGTCGAATAAATTTAACTAAATTTGCATTGGAAAGATTCGTCGGCGAAGAGTTCTCGAGTTGTAGGTGGTACGGATGCCATCTCCAAACAATTCCCCTTCGTCGTacaaattcaaacaaaagggGAACATCGTTGCGCCGGCTACATTTACAATGCAAATTGGATAGTGACTACCGCTGTTTGCGTCTATGGGTAAAGTATTCAGCAGCAAATATGTAAAGCAATACTaagtttaattcttttttgcaaACGTTGGCAGCTTTAA
This genomic stretch from Daphnia carinata strain CSIRO-1 chromosome 4, CSIRO_AGI_Dcar_HiC_V3, whole genome shotgun sequence harbors:
- the LOC130694644 gene encoding transmembrane protease serine 9-like isoform X2, whose product is MLKLIFVLVFGSVASVHCLTSRIIGGSNAGPGEFPFVAQIQVNGQHWCNGYIYNDKWIVTTAACVIGYRHQPDALTVIVGRTDPNNLGTEQIIPVFAIQIHENYDHSSRSNNVAMLQLSAAIVIGNDATTIASGYLNASKEATVAGWTDGSAGEMKTLRYTNVPIRPEDACSTVYNQLWNNASMFCAGNATNDACNQGDSGAPLLQRTTPEGFHVVGLVSHTIGCGDPLYPTVYTRLSSYSTWMEDKGGAQFISTTEIEEELTDSATDITTTGTYSTAEITTEEIVLTSPVAYRCSTASGPNQFPFMVSVLSSSTLSHLCAGFIYNERFIVTAASCVIRKTGSMLNVTVGQYRFDRPDTAEKIFPVIAVTLHPGYRESNQTNNIAIVQISGTITFGEAVNFIYYDSVMNNNPCSVAGWASTLVDSCVRSLSLLWDNSEIIQTNADCSQSLMSSFDSSTMLCTKKAVDNCEFESGAPLIQGTPPVVVGIKSVSQECVKSSHVVYTRISYYFNWLISVAGYQPLPPASRFNSRHPYL
- the LOC130694647 gene encoding 26S proteasome non-ATPase regulatory subunit 5-like; amino-acid sequence: MSSPLDETTKLLAGLSLGGSCMKTLESLRILLASVSLSELKDYAPKIDIDRIYKCLATSNKDQIDLTCEILKRILGAIPIGHAMVRYEDLFLQGLAHSESQVKELIFQELQMAADDPTTCEQLATKLEILLSCLQLIGSTDESIASKASRVFMSIARQGDTANVLVSPPIVEEMRTVSRKSDIVRYRIYDIVVTYCCTSEEKLTFCEEHKLIQTLLEEVSTDDILVQLNALELITTLASCQHGRNYLERQGITQKLATRLDEATADPLASLLVPGLMKYFGALAHFQPEVLSRYSNFTNTMFNLIDDADISLKMISIETISFIAMERDGKLALNQQGSKMDDAIKTMGSLFTHAFNEVRLKALNSFAELTHVPPTETIDEEVRKIIEHWFFMLNPKPIQFIMNVTKQPFRDLRFSALNILLQLVPHMWAQKLMSQEPGFLEFLLDRRGEPDKECLEMKFNIVKRLSETLNPECKIWSEYCMAQMRDHVREGLWFARAQSTVALESGP
- the LOC130694644 gene encoding transmembrane protease serine 9-like isoform X1, which encodes MLKLIFVLVFGSAVASVHCLTSRIIGGSNAGPGEFPFVAQIQVNGQHWCNGYIYNDKWIVTTAACVIGYRHQPDALTVIVGRTDPNNLGTEQIIPVFAIQIHENYDHSSRSNNVAMLQLSAAIVIGNDATTIASGYLNASKEATVAGWTDGSAGEMKTLRYTNVPIRPEDACSTVYNQLWNNASMFCAGNATNDACNQGDSGAPLLQRTTPEGFHVVGLVSHTIGCGDPLYPTVYTRLSSYSTWMEDKGGAQFISTTEIEEELTDSATDITTTGTYSTAEITTEEIVLTSPVAYRCSTASGPNQFPFMVSVLSSSTLSHLCAGFIYNERFIVTAASCVIRKTGSMLNVTVGQYRFDRPDTAEKIFPVIAVTLHPGYRESNQTNNIAIVQISGTITFGEAVNFIYYDSVMNNNPCSVAGWASTLVDSCVRSLSLLWDNSEIIQTNADCSQSLMSSFDSSTMLCTKKAVDNCEFESGAPLIQGTPPVVVGIKSVSQECVKSSHVVYTRISYYFNWLISVAGYQPLPPASRFNSRHPYL
- the LOC130694645 gene encoding mitochondrial-processing peptidase subunit alpha-like — protein: MMVLRSLCSRGCQPFKRYHRLFATSTSSTISSASKATPLSEPLPGLPKPIFATVGSTSHETKITVLENGLKVASENRYGKFSTVGVVIDSGSRYEVAYPSGVSHFLEKLAFGATQEYGDRDKIMQVLEKHGGICDCQSSRDTFIYAASIETTALDTAIQVLGEVILRPKLTPQEIDDARLAISFELENMDIRPEQEPLLLEMIHAAAYRDNTLGLPKVCPQENVTMIDQSIIYSFLNSHYDPSRMVLAGVGVEHEALVECAQKHFVEKKPIWMQDSSLVLPGRREIDRSLAQYTGGMVKVEKDLSDVSLGPNPMPELAHIVLGLESGSHQHDDFVALCVLSMMMGGGGSFSAGGPGKGMYTRLYTNALNRYHWMHNATAYNHAYADSGVFCIHAASHPSQLRELVDVITREFVAMAGIIEDSELARARKQLQSMLLMNLESRPVVFEDIGRQVLATGKRKRTEEFIDKIRSITAEDIQRVASRMLRTKPSVAALGDLRKLPEYQSIESALSSADGKLPRRGRFSVFH
- the LOC130694644 gene encoding transmembrane protease serine 9-like isoform X3; protein product: MLKLIFVLVFGSAVASVHCLTSRIIGGSNAGPGEFPFVAQIQVNGQHWCNGYIYNDKWIVTTAACVIGYRHQPDALTVIVGRTDPNNLGTEQIIPVFAIQIHENYDHSSRSNNVAMLQLSAAIVIGNDATTIASGYLNASKEATVAGWTDGSAGEMKTLRYTNVPIRPEDACSTVYNQLWNNASMFCAGNATNDACNQGDSGAPLLQRTTPEGFHVVGLVSHTIGCGDPLYPTVYTRLSSYSTWMEDKGGAQFIGTYSTAEITTEEIVLTSPVAYRCSTASGPNQFPFMVSVLSSSTLSHLCAGFIYNERFIVTAASCVIRKTGSMLNVTVGQYRFDRPDTAEKIFPVIAVTLHPGYRESNQTNNIAIVQISGTITFGEAVNFIYYDSVMNNNPCSVAGWASTLVDSCVRSLSLLWDNSEIIQTNADCSQSLMSSFDSSTMLCTKKAVDNCEFESGAPLIQGTPPVVVGIKSVSQECVKSSHVVYTRISYYFNWLISVAGYQPLPPASRFNSRHPYL